From the Syntrophomonadaceae bacterium genome, the window TTGGTGCCAGACTCTTCAGCGCTCTCCTTAGGAATCCGAACAATCGGAGCGTCAAAACGCTTTGAGTCGATGAGCTTCTGGAAATTTATCTCAACCCCCACCCATTCGGTGTCGCTGCGGCGTGTGGAGATAATCGTCGTCAATTCACCGAGTCTCGCCGTGGAGATGTTGAACCCCATGCCGAAAAGCCCCAAGTTGCCGATAGGGTCGTTACTTGAGTATCCAGCTTTAACCGCATTTTGCAGCTGCTCAAGCGACATTCCGCAAGCGTTGTCTGTTATTTCAATCGTTCGGTCGTTTGCCGCGACCGATTCACCTGTCCAGTTAACGCTTATCCGGCGTTCCTCTTCCTCAGAAGCGTTCGCCTCGTCCGAGAGGAATGCGTCGATGGAGTTATCAATCAACTCCGCGAGGCATTGCCACGTTTGGAATGGTATCTCCCCTAAAGTCCTCAGAATTCGCGGGGTTGGTGTTATATCCAGTGTTCTGATGTCAGGCATTTGCGGCACCTCTCTCTACGTTATTTAAGTAATCCGCGATTGACTTCGCGATGATATAAGCGAGAACCGGCGGTACGGCGTTACCAATCTGCGACACGCTGGCGGTCTTGGCGTGGGTAAAAACGAAATCATCGGGGAAGGTTTGTATTCTCGCGCACTCCCTGACAGTAAGACGTCGGTCTAACGAGTAGTGGAACTGAACTCGTGATTTCGGGTTCGCTCGTATCGTGTACGCCGGCAAGTCCTTTTTGTTGTTTTCGTCGCCCTGACCATTTCCCTTTTTAGCACGGGATGCGCCGAAATACTGGTCTTGATTTGGGACGCTATTATCGGTCACTTCGACTAAGTCACCGATAGCCCATTCTATGCTCCTGTACTTGCCGACGAACTGTGCGATAGGTTTTTGCGGGAAACCGAATCGCTCGACAATGTCATCCCGAACACAGATGAAGAATAAACGAGTTCTCCTCTGTGGAATTCCATAGTCAGGCGCAAACATTTTCCATACCTCGACGGTATAACCGGTAGCAATAAGGTCATTTTTTATAGTTTCCAGAACCGCGCCGTTATCCATCCGCTCAAGGTTGATGACGTTCTCCCCGACTACTATGGTAGGCCTATGCTTCTTCATATAGTCGATGAGGGTTGTGTAAAGGCGGCCTCTCTCAGACTCAAGCCCACCCAAGGGGCCGCACGAGGAAAACTCCTGACAAGGAAACCCGCCGATAAGCACAGTGGCTTTCGGAACGGATTTAACATCTATGCTAGATAGGTCGGAGCAGGTCGCGTGACCATCCCCAAAGTATCCGTTATAGGTCTCGACGCACCGCGTATCCTTGTCGTAAGCGACCATAATGTTGAACGGCAACCTTGCGTAGCTTTCGTTGTGGTATCTAAAGTCACCGCGGAAGCCCAAATCCAAACCACCGCATCCGCAAAAGTATGAAACCACGGAAAACGTCGGTTCTTGTTTGTTCGC encodes:
- a CDS encoding DNA cytosine methyltransferase, whose protein sequence is MAANKQEPTFSVVSYFCGCGGLDLGFRGDFRYHNESYARLPFNIMVAYDKDTRCVETYNGYFGDGHATCSDLSSIDVKSVPKATVLIGGFPCQEFSSCGPLGGLESERGRLYTTLIDYMKKHRPTIVVGENVINLERMDNGAVLETIKNDLIATGYTVEVWKMFAPDYGIPQRRTRLFFICVRDDIVERFGFPQKPIAQFVGKYRSIEWAIGDLVEVTDNSVPNQDQYFGASRAKKGNGQGDENNKKDLPAYTIRANPKSRVQFHYSLDRRLTVRECARIQTFPDDFVFTHAKTASVSQIGNAVPPVLAYIIAKSIADYLNNVERGAANA